The following are encoded in a window of Ranitomeya variabilis isolate aRanVar5 chromosome 6, aRanVar5.hap1, whole genome shotgun sequence genomic DNA:
- the STMN2 gene encoding stathmin-2, which translates to MAKTAIAYKEKMKELSMLSLICSCFHSEPRNINAYTFDDMEVKQINKRKSGQAFELILKPPSPVSEAPRTLASPKKKDLSLEEIQAKLEAAEERRKTQEAQILMQLAEKREHEREVLQKALEENNNFSRMAEEKLIFKMEQIKENREAYLASLMERLQEKERHAAEVRRNKELQEELSG; encoded by the exons cctACAAGGAAAAAATGAAGGAGCTGTCTATGCTCTCTCTAATTTGCTCATGTTTCCATTCTGAGCCTCGAAATATTAACGCATACACATTTGATG ATATGGAAGTGAAACAGATTAATAAGCGCAAGTCTGGCCAGGCCTTCGAGCTGATACTAAAGCCTCCATCTCCTGTTTCTGAGGCTCCACGAACATTGGCCTCTCCAAAGAAAAAGGATCTGTCTCTAGAAGAAATACAGGCAAAACTGGAAGCTGCGGAAGAGAGAAGAAAG ACTCAGGAAGCCCAAATTCTGATGCAATTGGCAGAGAAACGAGAGCATGAAAGGGAAGTTCTCCAAAAGGCTCTGGAGGAAAACAATAACTTCAGCCGAATGGCAGAGGAAAAGCTGATATTTAAAATGGAACAGATTAAAGAAAACCGTGAAGCTTATTTAGCTTCCCTTATGGAGCGCCTTCAGGAGAAG gaGAGGCATGCTGCTGAGGTCCGTAGGAACAAGGAACTCCAGGAAGAACTGTCAGGCTGA